In Phreatobacter oligotrophus, the following are encoded in one genomic region:
- a CDS encoding DsbA family protein codes for MFKRLIAPALAALFALAAPVMAQAPEASPAERQRIEAIVREYLLRNPEILQEALVELEKRQAQAEDRARAAAFAANRDALYRSPNQIVLGNPQGDITLVEFFDYNCGFCKRALPEMMELLRSDSRLRVVLKDFPVLGPGSIEAANVAVALKMQLAAPKYLEFHQKLLGGRGQANGARALEVAREVGADMARLQRDMQSPQVQQVLAENMRLAELLRINGTPTYVVGEEVVVGAVGLEKLRENLVRARVACAAQPNMC; via the coding sequence TGTTCAAGCGCCTGATCGCTCCGGCCCTCGCGGCCCTTTTCGCCCTTGCCGCGCCCGTGATGGCGCAGGCGCCTGAGGCCAGCCCCGCCGAGCGGCAGCGGATCGAAGCCATCGTGCGCGAGTACCTGCTGCGCAATCCCGAGATCCTGCAGGAGGCGCTGGTCGAGTTGGAGAAGCGCCAGGCCCAGGCTGAGGACCGCGCCCGGGCCGCGGCCTTCGCCGCCAACCGCGATGCGCTCTACCGCTCGCCGAACCAGATCGTGCTCGGCAACCCGCAGGGTGACATCACCCTGGTCGAGTTCTTCGATTACAACTGCGGCTTCTGCAAGCGCGCGCTCCCCGAGATGATGGAGCTGCTGCGTTCGGATTCGCGCCTGCGCGTCGTCCTCAAGGATTTCCCGGTGCTCGGTCCCGGCTCCATCGAGGCCGCCAATGTCGCCGTGGCGCTGAAGATGCAGCTCGCCGCGCCCAAGTACCTCGAATTTCACCAGAAGCTGCTCGGCGGCCGCGGCCAGGCCAATGGCGCCCGCGCCCTCGAGGTCGCCCGCGAGGTCGGCGCCGACATGGCGCGCCTGCAGCGCGACATGCAGTCGCCGCAGGTGCAGCAGGTGCTCGCCGAGAACATGCGCCTCGCCGAGCTGCTGCGCATCAACGGCACGCCGACCTATGTGGTGGGCGAGGAGGTCGTGGTCGGCGCCGTGGGTCTTGAGAAGCTGCGCGAGAACCTCGTCCGCGCCCGCGTCGCCTGCGCCGCCCAGCCGAACATGTGCTGA
- the folP gene encoding dihydropteroate synthase, producing MTAIPASAPAAAGPLARFLRADRPAVMGILNVTPDSFSDGGQFFDPAVAIRHAEQMAADGADILDIGAESTRPYPGQKPVDRDAEIARLAPVLPAVIRLGLPVSIDTIKADVARWALDQGAVIVNDVWGLQRDPAMAPLVAERGVPVIVMHNRDDADPAIDIVADMVAFLARSVAIAEGSGIARDRIAVDPGIGFGKTPDQSIEALAKVKALHQLGLPILVGASRKRFIDRIDPSPVTARIGGSLAAHLHAAEARAAIIRAHDVRETVQALKVRSALGAAA from the coding sequence ATGACCGCAATCCCCGCTTCTGCCCCGGCCGCCGCCGGGCCGCTCGCCCGCTTCCTGCGGGCCGACCGGCCGGCGGTCATGGGCATTCTCAACGTCACGCCCGATTCCTTCTCCGACGGCGGCCAGTTCTTCGACCCGGCCGTCGCCATCCGCCACGCCGAGCAGATGGCGGCCGACGGCGCGGACATTCTCGACATCGGCGCGGAATCGACCCGGCCCTATCCCGGCCAGAAGCCGGTGGACCGCGACGCGGAGATTGCCCGCCTCGCGCCGGTCCTTCCTGCCGTCATCCGCCTGGGGCTTCCCGTCTCCATCGACACGATCAAGGCCGATGTCGCCCGCTGGGCCCTCGACCAGGGGGCGGTGATCGTCAACGATGTCTGGGGCCTGCAGCGCGACCCCGCCATGGCGCCGCTGGTGGCCGAACGCGGGGTGCCCGTCATCGTCATGCACAACCGTGACGACGCCGACCCGGCCATCGACATCGTCGCCGACATGGTCGCCTTCCTCGCCCGCTCCGTCGCCATTGCGGAAGGCTCCGGCATTGCCCGCGACCGCATCGCCGTCGATCCCGGTATCGGCTTCGGCAAGACGCCGGACCAGAGCATCGAAGCGCTGGCAAAGGTGAAAGCGCTGCACCAGCTTGGCCTGCCGATCCTCGTCGGCGCGTCGCGCAAGCGCTTCATCGACCGCATCGACCCCTCTCCCGTCACCGCGCGGATCGGCGGCTCGCTCGCCGCCCATCTGCATGCGGCCGAGGCCAGGGCCGCCATCATCCGCGCCCATGACGTGCGCGAAACCGTGCAGGCGCTGAAGGTGCGCTCGGCACTGGGAGCCGCCGCATGA
- a CDS encoding nuclear transport factor 2 family protein: protein MTVASPIPTSTTPAYDRSSVEAVVQLYFDGLHEGDVAKLGAAFHPTADLRWQENGEFQMIGYQDWLDRVAKRPSAKSQGHARHDFIVTVDRSDESTAFVKVHCALPPRFFTDYLVLLKLTDGWRIVSKAYRYETR, encoded by the coding sequence ATGACAGTCGCCAGCCCGATCCCGACCAGCACCACGCCCGCCTATGACCGCTCCAGCGTCGAGGCGGTGGTGCAGCTCTATTTCGACGGCCTGCATGAGGGCGATGTCGCCAAGCTCGGCGCCGCCTTCCACCCCACCGCCGACCTGCGCTGGCAGGAGAACGGCGAGTTCCAGATGATCGGCTACCAGGACTGGCTCGACCGTGTCGCCAAGCGCCCCTCGGCCAAGTCGCAGGGCCATGCGCGGCACGATTTCATCGTGACGGTCGACCGGTCGGACGAGAGCACCGCCTTCGTGAAGGTGCATTGCGCCCTGCCGCCGCGCTTCTTCACCGACTATCTCGTCCTGCTGAAACTGACGGATGGCTGGCGGATCGTCTCGAAGGCCTATCGCTACGAGACGCGGTGA
- the folB gene encoding dihydroneopterin aldolase, translating to MNDRIFLKGLLVHAHHGLLSHESEVGQRFVIDLDMEIDLARAAASDHLADTVSYADVAEVTLSTFKARNFKLLEAAAGAVAEAILSAFPAIAAITVTVHKPHAPIAAIFGDVGVTMTRRRAA from the coding sequence ATGAACGACCGCATCTTCCTCAAGGGCCTGCTGGTCCATGCCCATCACGGCTTGCTCTCCCACGAGAGCGAGGTCGGCCAGCGCTTCGTCATCGATCTCGACATGGAGATTGACCTCGCCCGCGCTGCCGCGAGCGACCATCTCGCCGACACGGTCTCCTATGCCGATGTGGCTGAGGTGACGCTGAGCACCTTCAAGGCGCGCAATTTCAAGCTGCTGGAGGCGGCCGCCGGCGCCGTGGCCGAGGCGATCCTGTCCGCCTTTCCCGCCATCGCGGCGATCACCGTCACCGTCCACAAGCCGCATGCCCCCATCGCCGCCATCTTCGGCGATGTGGGGGTCACCATGACCCGCCGGCGCGCTGCCTGA
- a CDS encoding class I SAM-dependent methyltransferase, with the protein MKVVDCGRARLYDIVGEVFAAAGRRPAMIELGVHKGDNALRLMEALRPRHSVLVDAWSAEALATYSHFDKLPPWILPLTAFERYFGGSLSDQATFDRTYETACQRFAGRGDVEIIRADTISGFAQVRDSHGDGAFDFIYVDANHQYEYVLRDLLYYQHLLSADGVMMLNDCCHSQKGMNQNLGVLEAVGNFMKRADFTPIALTSTDMSDLIIAREGSAVAKALDAAIDASDIGFVEVMPQMLPAAHIRVSPAGKTRVSFA; encoded by the coding sequence ATGAAGGTCGTCGATTGCGGGCGCGCGCGGCTCTACGACATTGTCGGCGAGGTCTTTGCTGCGGCCGGACGCCGCCCCGCCATGATCGAACTCGGCGTGCACAAGGGCGACAATGCCCTGCGCCTGATGGAGGCGTTGAGGCCACGCCACAGCGTGCTGGTCGATGCCTGGAGCGCGGAGGCGCTCGCCACCTATTCGCATTTCGACAAGCTGCCGCCCTGGATCCTGCCGCTCACCGCCTTCGAGCGCTATTTCGGCGGCAGCCTCTCCGACCAGGCGACCTTCGACCGGACCTACGAGACGGCCTGCCAGCGCTTCGCCGGTCGCGGCGATGTCGAGATCATCCGCGCCGACACGATCTCCGGCTTCGCGCAGGTGCGCGACAGTCACGGGGATGGGGCCTTCGACTTCATCTATGTCGATGCCAACCACCAATACGAATATGTGCTGCGCGACCTGCTCTACTACCAGCACCTGCTGTCGGCCGACGGCGTGATGATGCTGAACGATTGCTGCCACAGCCAGAAGGGCATGAACCAGAACCTCGGCGTGCTGGAGGCCGTCGGAAACTTCATGAAGCGGGCGGATTTCACGCCCATCGCGCTCACCAGCACGGACATGAGCGACCTGATCATCGCCCGGGAGGGTTCAGCCGTCGCAAAGGCGCTCGATGCGGCCATCGACGCCTCCGACATCGGCTTCGTCGAGGTCATGCCGCAGATGCTGCCGGCGGCCCACATCCGCGTCAGCCCCGCGGGCAAGACGCGGGTGAGCTTCGCCTAA
- the folK gene encoding 2-amino-4-hydroxy-6-hydroxymethyldihydropteridine diphosphokinase produces the protein MALALLGLGGNVGDVRATLDRAVADFCDGAAVKMLARSSDYETPPWGVTDQPAFVNLCLKVETALAPRDLLARALAVEAALGRDRATGRRWGPRPVDIDILAYGDLVLREDDLTLPHPRMAERAFVLVPLLEIAPDWRIGEATVRELAARIDATGVTRLPPRGL, from the coding sequence ATGGCGCTCGCGCTCCTCGGCCTTGGCGGCAATGTCGGTGACGTGCGCGCAACGCTCGACCGCGCTGTGGCGGACTTCTGCGATGGCGCGGCGGTGAAGATGCTCGCCCGCTCCTCCGACTATGAGACGCCGCCCTGGGGCGTCACCGACCAGCCGGCCTTCGTGAACCTCTGCCTGAAGGTCGAGACCGCGCTCGCGCCCCGTGACCTGCTCGCCCGCGCGCTCGCCGTCGAGGCTGCGCTCGGTCGCGACCGCGCCACCGGGCGGCGCTGGGGGCCCCGTCCCGTCGATATCGACATCCTCGCCTATGGCGACCTTGTCCTGCGCGAGGACGACCTGACCCTGCCGCACCCGCGCATGGCCGAGCGCGCCTTCGTGCTGGTGCCGCTGCTGGAGATCGCGCCGGACTGGCGGATCGGCGAGGCAACGGTGCGGGAGCTTGCGGCGCGGATCGACGCCACCGGCGTCACCCGCCTGCCGCCGCGTGGCCTTTAG
- a CDS encoding DUF2267 domain-containing protein: MQDLITRVAAAAGLDEGLAAKAVGMILGFLQKEGPQEQVQQMLAALPGATDLIAQSEGGGGGGLMGMMGGLMGGGIMGLGANLMGAGLDMGQISTVGKELMAFGRENAGEDVMGQIVANTPGLSQFV, from the coding sequence ATCCAGGACCTCATCACCCGCGTCGCCGCCGCCGCTGGCCTCGACGAGGGCCTCGCCGCCAAGGCCGTGGGCATGATCCTTGGCTTCCTGCAGAAGGAAGGCCCGCAGGAGCAGGTTCAGCAGATGCTCGCCGCGCTGCCCGGCGCCACCGACCTCATCGCCCAGAGCGAGGGCGGCGGTGGCGGCGGCCTGATGGGCATGATGGGCGGCCTGATGGGCGGCGGCATCATGGGCCTCGGCGCCAACCTGATGGGCGCCGGCCTCGACATGGGCCAGATCTCCACGGTCGGCAAGGAGCTCATGGCCTTCGGCCGCGAGAACGCTGGCGAGGATGTGATGGGCCAGATCGTCGCCAACACCCCCGGCCTGTCGCAGTTCGTCTGA